In the genome of Acidimicrobiia bacterium, one region contains:
- a CDS encoding ATP-binding protein, giving the protein MSDRSVAQARGSSMNNTASVSTYHRLSRVLHASRAIGSATAMVLLAAASLLWDWPPGLVAAAAVTPLLIDSMVRVRHPGASAAPSLMLDATVVSLAIALTRPPFAALLAPLAVSAALAPLVMSGIRAALVAGYAMLAVGGTTVLVDRVLEPATWSAGEAALLTIISFVVFVPYLGRVALEATRDEARRARYRSDLEAREERLRTLFEGLPVGAYRTALDGTILEANPALVSLLGYSDRESLVGQSALVTYASPADRAAWAASTDETGSLPAVLHRMRRRDGTQMWVRDSARAVTDAQGSVLYFEGTLEDVTEEGRRQAYERAIFALSRGLLTERTQEAIRAGLDELLLAAEVTSVFVERNSEHPVLGPCSSLVYEADAEDLVVDYDRWTMTPWADMPQAFAHLSQGLPFSFDVTQLDGPERALYAGVATKRELDVPIFIGERWVGLVGLTDSTGSREWDERDVRLLQTVAEMIGASWERDAQQERLEQLVRAKDEFVASVSHELRTPLTAVVGAASLLHSETDLADSDREELTALLAAQSTEVAHIVEDLLVAARADIGRVAVAARQFDLPVLVGAVVGALPGPDRDAVTLDIQALEAWGDPTRVRQVLRNLLTNAFRYGGGKVAVRASVVSGEVRVDVCDDGPGIPEHLREKVFEPYERAHDIATQPASVGLGLTISRQLARLMGGDIVYSYEGGVSTFTFTLPAKAPADTPADG; this is encoded by the coding sequence ATGTCCGATAGATCGGTGGCTCAGGCTCGAGGCTCATCGATGAACAACACCGCATCGGTTTCGACTTATCACCGGCTCTCCCGCGTGCTCCACGCCTCGCGGGCGATCGGATCGGCAACCGCCATGGTGCTGCTGGCGGCGGCGTCGCTGCTCTGGGACTGGCCACCAGGCCTGGTGGCTGCGGCTGCAGTGACGCCGCTGCTGATCGACTCGATGGTTCGAGTCCGCCATCCGGGAGCCAGCGCCGCCCCCTCCCTGATGCTCGACGCCACGGTGGTCTCGCTGGCAATCGCCCTCACCAGACCGCCTTTCGCCGCCCTGCTGGCTCCCCTGGCGGTGAGTGCCGCCCTTGCTCCGCTGGTCATGTCCGGCATCAGGGCCGCTCTGGTCGCCGGCTACGCCATGCTCGCCGTCGGCGGCACGACGGTCCTGGTCGATCGGGTGTTGGAGCCGGCGACATGGTCTGCCGGGGAGGCGGCCCTGCTGACCATCATCTCCTTCGTCGTGTTCGTCCCCTACCTGGGCCGGGTGGCGCTCGAGGCGACCCGGGACGAGGCGCGTCGCGCCCGGTATCGCTCCGACCTCGAGGCGCGCGAGGAGCGGCTGAGGACCCTCTTCGAGGGCCTTCCCGTCGGGGCGTACCGAACCGCCCTCGACGGCACCATCCTCGAAGCCAACCCGGCCCTGGTGTCCCTGCTCGGCTATTCGGACCGGGAGTCGCTGGTGGGGCAGTCGGCCCTGGTGACCTACGCCTCCCCGGCCGATCGCGCCGCCTGGGCGGCGAGCACCGACGAGACCGGCTCCCTGCCTGCCGTACTGCACCGGATGCGGCGGCGCGACGGCACCCAGATGTGGGTGCGCGACAGTGCCCGAGCCGTCACCGACGCCCAGGGCAGCGTGCTCTACTTCGAGGGCACCCTGGAGGACGTCACCGAGGAGGGACGCCGGCAGGCCTACGAGAGAGCGATCTTCGCCCTGTCGCGCGGCCTGCTCACAGAACGCACCCAGGAGGCGATCCGGGCAGGGCTCGACGAGCTCCTCCTCGCCGCCGAGGTCACGTCGGTGTTCGTGGAGCGCAACTCGGAGCACCCGGTGCTGGGGCCGTGCTCATCGCTGGTCTACGAGGCCGACGCCGAGGATCTGGTCGTCGACTACGACCGCTGGACCATGACGCCCTGGGCCGACATGCCCCAGGCCTTCGCCCATCTCTCCCAGGGCCTCCCGTTCTCCTTCGATGTCACCCAGCTGGACGGCCCGGAGCGAGCCCTCTACGCGGGTGTCGCTACCAAGCGCGAGCTGGACGTCCCCATCTTCATCGGCGAGCGATGGGTGGGCCTGGTGGGGCTGACCGACAGCACCGGCAGCCGGGAGTGGGACGAGCGCGACGTGAGGCTCCTGCAGACCGTCGCCGAGATGATCGGCGCCTCGTGGGAGCGCGATGCGCAGCAGGAGCGTCTGGAGCAGCTGGTGCGAGCCAAGGACGAGTTCGTCGCCTCGGTGAGCCATGAGCTTCGCACGCCCCTGACGGCGGTCGTGGGGGCGGCCAGCCTCCTCCACTCCGAGACCGACCTCGCCGACTCCGATCGGGAGGAGCTCACCGCCCTTCTCGCCGCCCAGAGCACCGAGGTGGCACACATCGTCGAGGACCTGCTGGTGGCGGCGCGCGCCGACATCGGCCGGGTGGCGGTGGCCGCCCGCCAGTTCGACCTTCCCGTGTTGGTCGGTGCCGTGGTCGGTGCCCTGCCCGGCCCGGATCGGGACGCCGTGACGCTTGACATCCAGGCTCTTGAGGCCTGGGGCGATCCGACGCGGGTCCGCCAGGTGCTGCGCAACCTGCTCACCAACGCCTTCCGCTACGGGGGAGGCAAGGTCGCGGTGCGGGCTTCCGTCGTCAGCGGCGAGGTCAGGGTCGATGTGTGCGACGACGGGCCTGGTATCCCCGAGCACCTCCGGGAGAAGGTGTTCGAGCCGTACGAGCGTGCCCACGACATCGCCACCCAACCGGCGTCGGTCGGTCTCGGCTTGACCATCTCCCGCCAGTTGGCCCGGCTGATGGGAGGTGACATCGTCTACTCGTACGAGGGTGGCGTGAGCACCTTCACCTTCACCCTTCCCGCCAAGGCTCCCGCCGATACGCCGGCGGACGGCTGA
- a CDS encoding isochorismatase family protein produces MVEYDPETALVVVDVQNDFADPRGSLYVQGAEAVVAAVGAEIWRAADAGAPVVYTADWHPPDTPHFAKDGGIWPVHCVAGTWGAEFHPALPVIGPVVHKGAGGEDGYSGFTMRHPVTGETVPTALAGLLREHRIARLVVVGLATDYCVAETALDGLAAGWEVIVPTGCVAAVDLQPGDGERALQRVAAAGGEVA; encoded by the coding sequence ATGGTCGAGTACGACCCGGAGACCGCCCTGGTGGTGGTCGACGTGCAGAATGACTTCGCCGACCCGCGCGGCAGCCTCTACGTGCAGGGTGCCGAGGCCGTCGTCGCCGCCGTGGGCGCCGAGATCTGGCGGGCTGCAGACGCCGGCGCACCGGTGGTGTACACCGCCGACTGGCATCCACCCGACACCCCGCACTTCGCCAAGGACGGCGGCATCTGGCCGGTCCACTGCGTGGCCGGTACCTGGGGCGCCGAGTTCCACCCGGCGCTACCGGTGATCGGGCCGGTCGTCCACAAGGGCGCCGGCGGCGAGGACGGTTACTCCGGGTTCACCATGCGCCATCCGGTGACCGGAGAGACCGTGCCCACCGCCCTCGCCGGGCTCCTGCGGGAGCATCGGATCGCTCGGCTGGTGGTGGTGGGGCTGGCCACCGACTACTGCGTGGCGGAGACCGCACTGGACGGCTTGGCCGCCGGGTGGGAGGTGATCGTGCCCACCGGCTGCGTGGCCGCCGTCGACCTGCAGCCAGGCGATGGGGAGCGAGCGTTGCAGCGAGTCGCCGCCGCAGGGGGAGAGGTGGCGTGA
- a CDS encoding nicotinate phosphoribosyltransferase → MARLYFEEGLHETQALFEHSFRTHPDYGTHQAGYCIHAGVADLLDWMARFAFTPRDLEYLATLTDPGGRRLFDSAFLNWLGGIDLDGVMLSTVPEGRVVHAGVTLTMVEGPLAVAQIMETALLNRLAYPTLIATKASLVAESARGRPVFEFGVRRGPSDGAAAGTRAALIGGATSTSFVGAARDAGVAPSGTHAHSMVQVSMALGLGEVEAFRAYSRLYPDSCLLLVDTVDTLESGVPNAIRVFQELRAAGHEPVGIRLDSGDLAHLAVRSARMLDDAGFGDTTIVLSGGLDELAIWQIMTQIEQEAGSYGMEPEALIARLAFGVGTSLITSQGAPSLDAVYKLVALRRDGAWLPAVKVSETPRKTVIPGRKQVVRIYDGRGRATADVMALEDEDLSAAATIELRHLHEQDVMRVLSRNEIGKIERLPVLAWAEGRRVMAPEPIEVLRRRRNDDLERLDPGVRRMMHPHIHHVSLTRALWDLRQQTVAAALGATPPD, encoded by the coding sequence ATGGCCCGGCTCTACTTCGAAGAGGGCCTGCACGAGACGCAGGCACTGTTCGAGCACTCCTTCCGCACCCACCCCGACTACGGAACCCACCAGGCGGGGTACTGCATCCACGCCGGCGTGGCCGACCTCCTCGACTGGATGGCGCGATTCGCCTTCACCCCCCGGGATCTCGAATACCTGGCCACCCTGACCGACCCCGGGGGTCGGCGACTGTTCGATTCCGCCTTCCTGAACTGGCTGGGCGGCATCGATCTCGATGGGGTGATGCTGAGCACCGTCCCCGAAGGCCGGGTGGTCCACGCCGGGGTCACCCTCACCATGGTGGAGGGACCGCTCGCCGTCGCCCAGATCATGGAGACGGCGTTGCTCAACCGGCTCGCCTACCCGACCCTGATCGCCACCAAAGCGAGCCTGGTCGCCGAGAGCGCCCGGGGCAGGCCGGTCTTCGAGTTCGGAGTGAGGCGCGGCCCTTCCGACGGGGCGGCGGCAGGCACCCGGGCGGCACTGATCGGAGGGGCCACCTCCACCTCGTTCGTCGGGGCGGCTCGGGACGCTGGCGTGGCCCCGTCCGGAACCCACGCCCACTCGATGGTGCAGGTTTCGATGGCTCTCGGCCTGGGCGAGGTCGAAGCCTTCCGCGCCTACTCCCGCCTCTACCCCGACTCCTGCCTGCTCCTGGTCGACACCGTGGACACCCTGGAGAGCGGGGTGCCCAACGCCATTCGCGTGTTCCAGGAGCTTCGAGCGGCCGGGCACGAGCCGGTCGGCATTCGCCTCGACTCGGGAGACCTGGCACACCTGGCGGTGCGGTCCGCCCGCATGCTCGACGACGCCGGGTTCGGCGACACGACGATCGTCCTCTCCGGAGGCCTCGACGAGCTCGCCATCTGGCAGATCATGACCCAGATCGAGCAGGAGGCGGGGAGTTACGGGATGGAACCCGAGGCGCTGATAGCCCGGCTGGCGTTCGGCGTCGGAACCAGTCTGATCACCTCGCAGGGGGCACCCTCCCTGGACGCCGTGTACAAGCTGGTGGCGCTGCGCCGCGACGGCGCCTGGCTGCCGGCGGTGAAGGTGTCGGAGACGCCCCGCAAGACGGTGATCCCGGGACGCAAGCAGGTGGTGCGAATCTACGACGGCAGGGGGCGAGCCACGGCCGACGTCATGGCCCTCGAGGACGAGGACCTCTCCGCAGCCGCGACGATCGAGTTGCGTCACCTGCACGAGCAGGACGTGATGCGGGTCCTGTCCCGGAACGAGATCGGGAAGATCGAGCGGCTCCCGGTGCTCGCCTGGGCTGAGGGACGCCGGGTGATGGCTCCCGAGCCCATCGAGGTTCTCCGACGGCGACGGAACGACGACCTGGAACGACTGGATCCCGGCGTGCGCCGCATGATGCACCCCCACATCCACCACGTGTCGCTCACCCGCGCCCTCTGGGACCTCCGGCAGCAGACGGTGGCGGCTGCCCTGGGCGCCACGCCACCGGACTGA
- a CDS encoding peptidoglycan-binding protein, producing the protein MSKRLILTLGASIAVVAITGAAVIYTNGGGGSAEPADTSNLETVQVRDMVEVTTLAGTLGFPESDPVAARANGTVTAVAEGGALVVEGDQLFAVDGEPVVLLLGALPAYRDLGLDPVLHPVAPGRQGTVTSLPAAGDLIPFGGELLRIDDVPVILLEGDVPAWRVLRNGSTGRDVEQLEAALVSLGYDPDATVVVDEEFTAATEAMVREWQEASGLEVDGRFTPGDAVFLPGPAEIEQVQASVGTFASPTAPILTAQVGAEPIEGDDVRQLQEALVRLGHEVPVSGVFDEATRTAVTAWQRAVGAEPDGVVHLGEVVFLPEPVRVTDALVTVGRPVSNGTPVLATTGSSSVVLLGLPADDQSLLAVEQTVTVELPDGSEAEGVVVSISGVATRLQTGAVVFETTIELLDATVGADLDQAPVDVHVVTDSRQGVTAVPVTSLLALAEGGYAVEVSDGAGATRLVPVTPGLYADGWVEVSSDGLAPGDEVVVP; encoded by the coding sequence ATGAGCAAGCGACTCATCCTCACCCTCGGCGCCTCCATCGCCGTGGTGGCGATCACCGGCGCCGCGGTCATCTACACCAACGGTGGCGGCGGATCAGCCGAGCCGGCGGACACCTCGAATCTGGAGACGGTCCAGGTACGCGACATGGTCGAGGTGACCACCCTCGCCGGAACCCTCGGGTTCCCGGAGAGCGACCCGGTGGCGGCACGGGCCAACGGCACTGTCACCGCCGTGGCCGAGGGTGGTGCCCTCGTCGTCGAAGGGGACCAGTTGTTCGCCGTCGACGGCGAGCCGGTGGTGCTCCTGCTGGGGGCGCTGCCCGCCTACCGCGACCTGGGTCTCGACCCCGTGCTGCACCCGGTCGCCCCGGGGCGGCAGGGAACGGTCACCTCACTCCCCGCGGCGGGCGACTTGATCCCCTTCGGAGGCGAGCTGCTTCGCATCGACGATGTCCCGGTGATCCTCCTCGAGGGCGATGTGCCTGCTTGGCGCGTCCTGCGCAACGGCAGCACCGGACGCGACGTGGAGCAGTTGGAGGCGGCCCTGGTCTCCCTGGGCTACGACCCCGACGCCACGGTCGTCGTCGACGAGGAGTTCACCGCGGCCACCGAGGCGATGGTCCGGGAGTGGCAGGAGGCCTCCGGCCTCGAAGTGGATGGGCGGTTCACCCCCGGTGACGCCGTGTTCCTCCCCGGTCCCGCTGAGATCGAGCAGGTCCAGGCGAGCGTCGGGACATTCGCCTCCCCGACTGCGCCGATTCTCACCGCCCAGGTGGGCGCCGAGCCGATCGAAGGCGACGACGTGCGCCAGCTTCAGGAGGCCTTGGTGAGGCTGGGCCACGAAGTCCCGGTCTCCGGGGTGTTCGACGAGGCGACCAGGACGGCGGTGACGGCATGGCAGCGCGCCGTGGGCGCCGAGCCCGACGGCGTCGTCCACCTGGGTGAGGTGGTGTTTCTCCCGGAGCCGGTCCGGGTGACCGACGCCCTGGTGACGGTGGGCCGCCCGGTGAGCAACGGGACCCCGGTGCTCGCCACCACCGGTTCGAGCAGCGTCGTGTTGCTCGGCCTGCCCGCCGACGACCAGTCCCTGCTGGCGGTGGAACAGACGGTCACCGTCGAACTCCCCGACGGAAGCGAGGCCGAGGGCGTGGTGGTCTCGATCTCCGGTGTGGCCACCCGGCTGCAGACCGGTGCCGTGGTGTTCGAGACCACGATCGAGCTGCTCGACGCCACCGTGGGCGCCGACCTGGATCAGGCGCCGGTCGACGTGCACGTGGTCACCGACTCCCGTCAGGGGGTCACCGCCGTGCCCGTCACCTCCCTGCTGGCGCTGGCCGAAGGCGGCTACGCCGTCGAGGTGAGCGATGGTGCCGGAGCCACCCGGCTGGTGCCGGTCACGCCCGGCCTGTACGCCGATGGCTGGGTGGAGGTCTCCTCGGACGGCCTCGCCCCCGGCGACGAGGTGGTGGTGCCGTGA
- a CDS encoding ABC transporter ATP-binding protein: MSDRVLELHQVVKQYPGTPPVAALRSVDLVVDRGEAVAIVGPSGSGKSTLLHVMGTLDRPTSGLVTIAGRPTAGLSDEALSAVRAHHIGFVFQQFHLLPGYRAMDNVADGLLYRGVDPADRRRLAAEALDRVGLSHRADHPAEKLSGGERQRVAVARAIVGSPDVVLADEPTGNLDSATGEAVIALLTGLNRSGVTLVVITHDLDVASRFARRVEMRDGVVVADRRAA; encoded by the coding sequence GTGAGCGATCGGGTACTCGAACTGCACCAGGTGGTCAAGCAGTATCCGGGCACGCCCCCGGTGGCCGCCCTCAGGTCGGTCGATCTGGTGGTGGATCGCGGGGAAGCGGTGGCGATAGTGGGGCCTTCGGGCTCCGGCAAGTCGACGCTGCTCCATGTGATGGGAACCCTGGACCGACCCACGTCGGGCCTGGTCACAATCGCCGGGCGACCGACCGCCGGCCTCTCCGACGAGGCGCTGTCGGCGGTGCGGGCCCATCACATCGGGTTCGTCTTCCAGCAGTTCCATCTGCTGCCGGGGTATCGGGCGATGGACAACGTCGCCGACGGGCTCCTGTACCGCGGGGTCGACCCGGCCGATCGCCGGCGCCTGGCCGCCGAGGCCCTGGATCGGGTCGGGCTCTCCCATCGCGCCGACCATCCCGCCGAGAAGCTCTCTGGCGGGGAGAGGCAGCGGGTGGCGGTGGCCCGCGCCATCGTCGGCAGCCCCGACGTGGTGCTCGCCGACGAGCCCACGGGGAACCTCGACTCCGCCACCGGCGAGGCCGTGATCGCCCTCCTCACCGGGCTCAACCGGTCCGGTGTGACCCTGGTGGTGATCACCCATGACCTCGACGTCGCCTCGCGCTTCGCCCGGCGGGTTGAGATGCGCGACGGTGTCGTGGTCGCCGATCGGAGGGCGGCATGA
- a CDS encoding ABC transporter permease produces the protein MSDASRLRRGDAARVAVVGLRTRTTRAILSALGITIGIASMVAVLGLSESSKSDLLSSLDRLGTNLLVVEAGSGIGTGTGTLTSTAEAMVDRIGPVEQVSAVGAVDAKVFRTDLVPETRSGGLSVQVAPDNLLATLGGDLSSGRFFDEGTDHLPVAVVGSVAAERLGITDTGGTQQIWLGGQWFGVIGVLDPLELAPGLDRAVIIGEEAAADLFDYDGIPQTLYVRAAPEHLDAVSAVLPATADPEAPDQVQVSRPTDALEARAAAEGAFTALFLGLGIVALVVGGVGVANVMVISVLERRGEIGLRRALGATRRHVAVQFVGESLILATAGGIAGVTLGAAVTAAYSSLRGWTVLIPGIALWGGLTAAILIGVVAGLYPARRAARLDPTEALRGA, from the coding sequence ATGAGCGACGCCAGCAGGCTCCGCCGCGGCGATGCGGCGCGCGTGGCCGTCGTCGGCCTTCGCACCCGCACCACCCGCGCCATCCTCTCGGCTCTCGGGATCACGATCGGCATCGCCTCGATGGTGGCGGTGCTCGGCCTCTCCGAGTCGAGCAAGTCGGATCTGCTCAGCAGCCTGGATCGTCTCGGCACCAACCTGCTGGTGGTCGAGGCCGGCAGCGGAATCGGAACCGGGACCGGCACGCTCACCAGCACCGCCGAGGCGATGGTGGATCGGATCGGCCCGGTGGAACAGGTGAGTGCCGTGGGGGCGGTGGACGCCAAGGTGTTCCGCACCGACCTGGTCCCCGAGACCCGGTCGGGCGGCCTCTCGGTGCAGGTAGCACCCGACAACCTGCTGGCAACCCTGGGGGGCGACCTCTCCTCGGGGCGCTTCTTCGACGAAGGCACCGACCACCTTCCGGTGGCGGTCGTCGGCAGCGTCGCCGCCGAACGCCTGGGGATCACCGACACCGGGGGCACCCAGCAGATCTGGCTGGGAGGGCAGTGGTTCGGAGTCATCGGGGTGCTCGACCCGCTGGAGCTGGCTCCAGGGTTGGACCGCGCGGTGATCATCGGCGAAGAGGCGGCGGCCGACCTGTTCGACTACGACGGGATCCCCCAGACCCTCTACGTACGCGCCGCCCCGGAGCACCTCGACGCGGTGTCCGCGGTGCTCCCCGCCACCGCCGACCCCGAAGCCCCCGACCAGGTGCAGGTCTCCCGACCCACCGACGCCCTCGAGGCGCGCGCCGCCGCCGAAGGAGCGTTCACCGCCCTCTTCCTGGGGCTGGGGATCGTGGCGCTGGTGGTGGGAGGCGTCGGCGTGGCCAACGTGATGGTGATCTCCGTGCTGGAACGGCGCGGCGAGATCGGGTTGCGACGCGCCCTGGGCGCCACCCGGCGCCATGTCGCCGTGCAGTTCGTCGGGGAGTCGCTGATCCTGGCCACGGCCGGCGGCATCGCCGGGGTCACCCTCGGGGCGGCGGTCACCGCCGCCTACTCGTCGCTGCGCGGCTGGACGGTGCTCATCCCGGGGATCGCCCTCTGGGGCGGCCTGACGGCTGCGATCCTGATCGGGGTCGTGGCCGGGCTGTATCCGGCGAGGAGGGCGGCACGCCTCGATCCGACCGAAGCCCTGCGGGGGGCGTGA
- a CDS encoding LCP family protein yields the protein MSSNAGGRPLVAALLSALFPGLGQIREGHRRRGWWFVWIGLAFVVPALALLVLVFYVTGLSLALDLARPFFRNPGLLLVLLAANVAVLGFRAVAVMDAFQIASPTRGVPGRGGLGKATNLAALAVILAATALPHVWIGHRNLVLYDLLTHDFTADPGQASTTTLPAPTTTTGTTQPGATTLPTTTTTVATTTTTTEPDPFAGEDRVNVLLMGSDAGIGRVGVRTDTMIIVSVDPETGWTAMFQVPRNFIKLPIPEGHPAQPLWADGAWGDPGNLAWGIYAYGQKYPDLFSGPNTGGDAAKVILGNLVGLEIDYFAMVDLQGFADMIDALGGVEITVTRRIYDSSYPQVDGTSVEIEFLPGTYHMDGREALAFARSRQQSDDFDRMGRQRCVLEALARQADPVSLLRELPTLAPVIEQSVITDIPMALIPDFLEVLEKVDTEQIVSMRFMPNAPEFAGTSTSYVAYRIQGYNVPNVDLIRDRVAIATTLSPDEAIAALGLQPLDSACGVAAEEE from the coding sequence ATGTCCAGCAACGCAGGCGGTCGCCCGCTCGTCGCCGCCCTGTTGTCGGCGCTGTTCCCCGGGCTCGGCCAGATCCGCGAGGGCCACCGGCGCCGCGGGTGGTGGTTCGTCTGGATCGGGCTCGCCTTCGTGGTCCCGGCGCTGGCCCTGCTCGTCCTGGTGTTCTACGTCACCGGGCTGAGCCTGGCGCTCGACCTGGCCCGCCCCTTCTTCCGCAACCCCGGCCTGCTCCTGGTCCTGCTCGCCGCCAACGTGGCCGTGCTCGGATTCCGCGCCGTGGCGGTGATGGACGCCTTCCAGATCGCCTCCCCCACCAGGGGTGTTCCCGGTCGGGGAGGGTTGGGGAAGGCGACGAACCTGGCGGCACTGGCGGTGATCCTGGCGGCGACCGCACTCCCCCACGTGTGGATCGGACATCGCAACCTGGTCTTGTACGACCTGCTCACCCACGACTTCACCGCCGACCCCGGTCAGGCCTCCACCACCACGCTCCCGGCGCCGACGACGACCACCGGCACCACGCAGCCCGGGGCGACCACGCTGCCCACGACCACCACCACGGTGGCGACGACCACCACCACGACCGAGCCCGACCCGTTCGCCGGCGAGGATCGGGTGAACGTGCTGCTGATGGGGAGCGACGCCGGGATCGGACGGGTCGGGGTCCGCACCGACACCATGATCATCGTCTCGGTCGACCCGGAAACCGGGTGGACCGCCATGTTCCAGGTGCCCCGCAACTTCATCAAGCTGCCGATTCCCGAGGGTCATCCCGCACAGCCACTCTGGGCGGACGGCGCCTGGGGTGATCCCGGGAACCTGGCCTGGGGGATATACGCCTACGGTCAGAAATACCCCGACCTGTTCTCCGGCCCCAACACCGGCGGCGACGCCGCCAAGGTGATCCTGGGCAACCTGGTCGGGCTGGAGATCGACTACTTCGCCATGGTCGACCTGCAGGGGTTCGCCGACATGATCGACGCCCTGGGCGGGGTGGAGATAACCGTCACCCGTCGCATCTACGACTCCTCGTACCCACAGGTGGACGGGACCTCGGTGGAGATCGAGTTCCTCCCCGGGACGTATCACATGGACGGGCGGGAGGCCCTGGCATTCGCCCGCTCCCGACAGCAGTCGGACGACTTCGACCGCATGGGAAGGCAACGCTGCGTGCTGGAGGCCCTGGCGCGACAGGCCGACCCGGTGAGCCTCCTCCGGGAGCTTCCCACCCTGGCGCCGGTGATCGAGCAGAGCGTGATCACCGACATTCCGATGGCGCTCATCCCCGACTTCCTCGAAGTGCTCGAGAAGGTCGACACCGAGCAGATCGTGTCGATGCGGTTCATGCCCAACGCCCCCGAGTTCGCCGGCACCTCCACCTCATACGTCGCCTACCGCATCCAGGGGTACAACGTGCCCAACGTCGACCTGATCCGGGATCGGGTGGCGATCGCCACCACGCTCTCCCCCGACGAGGCGATCGCCGCCCTCGGGTTGCAGCCGCTCGACTCGGCGTGCGGCGTCGCCGCAGAGGAGGAGTGA